Genomic DNA from Peribacillus simplex NBRC 15720 = DSM 1321:
AAATCTTGTACTGCAAGGCGTAGGTATCTGCTTTCTACCTGAGCATTGTGTTAAAAAAGAATTTGAGAATGAAGAGTTATTTCGGGTAGAAATAACACCTCCTGTGAAAACAAATATTAGTATTGATTTTATTTATTTAAAAGGTAAACCTAAATCTGTTTTTATGGATTTCTTAAAAGATAAAATGTTTGAACAACACTAAACCGATTGAGACATCAATCGGTTTAGTGTTGATTTAATGTATATATTCATTAATCCACTTCAATTGCCTAATGATAAGAATGTTCCGGATCATAGGTAGGACATAACAATCAACTCGTGAAGCCAAAAATAAAAACGTGCCCATTTGTGGACACGTTTTTCATATGAAGGGGAAATTAATTGGTCCTTCCTGTATCTTAATTCGCATACAAGCGATATTGGTCGCTTAATGTATCCCCATTACCGTAAATATAGGCTTTAGAGCCGGAAGTATAGGAAGAATTTTCGTACTTCCATTTAATTCTGAGTCCCATGTTTCCGCCTGCTCCATATGTTTCATTGCCATTCTTCTTAATATATTGCGAGAAGCTTTCCCACGTCCTGGGGCCAACCACACCATCCACTTTCAAGTTGTTGTCTTTTTGATATTTCTTTACACCCGCTTCGGTTTTTGGTCCAAAAATTCCATCAACGTCAACCACTGCTGAATCCGTATAAAAACCCATGACATTCAGGATATACTGCATATTTCTGACCTCCACCCCATGTGTGTCCTTCCGCAAAATTGAGTTTTTATCCCAGCTTTCGGGGTGGTGAAAACCTCCAGCAGATGCTGAAGCGGTGGAAAAGGATATCCCAAGGGCCATTGCTAATACTACCAAACTAGTAAGTAATTTCTTCATAGCTCCATC
This window encodes:
- a CDS encoding peptidoglycan-binding domain-containing protein, whose product is MKKLLTSLVVLAMALGISFSTASASAGGFHHPESWDKNSILRKDTHGVEVRNMQYILNVMGFYTDSAVVDVDGIFGPKTEAGVKKYQKDNNLKVDGVVGPRTWESFSQYIKKNGNETYGAGGNMGLRIKWKYENSSYTSGSKAYIYGNGDTLSDQYRLYAN